The genomic window GTTCAGTCTGCCCGAATTCTCCCAATTCGATATGAAGCACCTGTTTATAGAGGAAGACAAGGGCATTGAACGCCTGATTCTGGGTGCTTGCCGCAACATTTTTTTCGGTGGCCAGAAATGAAATATATTGAGAAATTTCCTTTTCTCCCATGTCTTTCGGATGACGTTTGTTGTGAAATAAGATATACCGTCTGGTCCAGTCTACATATGCCTGTTCGGTACGTATTGAATAATGTTTTTTCCGAATAACGTCACGAACCTGATCAAGTAATTTCATAGAAAGTTCATTTGCAGTATTTTCGTTTTCAATATAATAATTTAATTGAAAATAGTAATTGAATTTGATAAGATTTACAACATAAAATACTATAGATATCGGTATTATATTACTGCTATTAGGCTGTATAATCTATGTTAGGCAGACAATTAGAGAAGATTAGCACAAGCATTCGCGCGGTAGCTTGAGGTGTACCGCCCCGCGCTGCTGCATCAATCAAGGGGGGAGAGGTTAAACAATAGTTACTTGAAAATAATCCATAATTAAATGTCACAAGGCAACTTATGACTAAAATGAATAAACTGGATAAAATAACTAGTGAAAAGACTACCCCCGTGTTACCGTTCGGGGGCTTTCAAACAGGGGAAAAAGGATCACAAGCAGGGAAGCAACCACCACTATATTATAAAGTACTTTCGAAAGTCTTGTGAAAACACTACCCCTGTATTACATGACATTTGGATTGATTCTGACCTTTAGGTACCCCTTGCCACGAACAAGTACCTGATGGTGGTTTAAAGCGAACGAAAGGGGGAGAGGGGAAAGGTTAATATAGATGGATTGATCCTGACCCGTAGTACCCTTTAACGCCAATAAGTACGGTGGTTTATGCCTTGCAGCATACCGGTGGGGACGAAAAAGCCGTCCCTGCTCCCTAACAACTCAATGAAGCCGCACACTTTTGACCGCACACTTTTGGCTACGCCAATGCGGTGCGGCTTATCTCGTGTCGTTAGCCAATCAATGTAATGGCAATCTGTTCAAGTAATCTTACGGTTAGGAGATCACAAGAATGTCAATTTACGATCGCTTTTTCAAAGACAAGGGGGACGGGGGCAGTAATACTGACCTTTCAGGACTCATTTCAATTCCTACAAAATGTCCTGCCTGTGGAGAAGTTGGTGAGTTCTTATTGGATATAAGCGGACACAAGAAGTTCACTGTTTTAGAGATTGATAAAGAATCTCATATCCATGTACTGGAGTGTCCATACTGTAAAGCTGGCATGTTGTTATCGATAAAGCGAAACAAACTTATTGGTATTGAATCATTTCAAGACAATGATCCGCAATCGCTCATGATAGGTATATTGCGGAGCAAAGACGCGATAATGAAAAGCGATGAGCCATAAGAGTGATAGTCTTTATTCGTCGAAAGAAAGCGCTGCGCCTAGCTTGAATTTCCTTTTGGATTACCTGTCAACGGAAGATAATGGAAATTACTATTATCGAGGACAAACAAAACATTGGCCGGGACCATTGTTTCCTTCCGGATATAGAAGTCAGTACCACCCGCTATGCGGGTGGTACTGACTAAATGTCACAAGGCAACTTATAACTAAAATGACTAAACTGGATAAAATAACTAGTGTAAACAGCACCCCCGTATTACCAGTCGGGGGCTGGCAAACAGGGGAAAAAGGATCCCCAGTAGGGAAGCAACCACCACTATATTATAAAGTACTTTTGAAAGTCTTGTGGAAACAGCACCCCTGTAGTTACAGACACTAAGTTTATCAACAAGGGAGCAAAGCGTTAAAAGGGGGGGAGGGGAAAGGTTAATATAGATGGATTGATTCTAACCCGTAGTACTATTTAACGCCAATAAGTACAGTGGTTTATGCCTAACGGCATACCGGTAAGGACGAAAAAGCCGTCCCTGCTCCCTAACAACTCAATGAAGCCGCACATTTTTGACCGCACACTTTTGGCTACGCCAATGCGGTGCGGCTTATCTCGTGTCGTTGGACCTCAAAAAAGGAGGAATTTCAACCTTTTCAGTGGTATACTTTATTTCAGAAGGAATGAAGAAATGCAAAAAGGATCTGTAAAATGCCCGTAATTTCAATGTTCTATGGGATAGTTGTCACCCTTTATTACGAAGATACCGGACGCCACAAGAAGCCGCACATTCACGTCCGCTATCAGGGAAAGAAGGCTTCTATTTCAATCGAAGAAGGAACCGTTCTTGCCGGGAAATTTCCAGCAAAACAACTGCGGTTGGTCCAGGCATGGATTGATATTCATAAAGATGAACTTATGGCTGACTGGGAGTTGGCGGCTTCCGGTGAAGAGCCTTTTCGCATTGACCCTTTACGGTAATTATGGAGGAATTTATGGAAATCTTATTAGATGTTATTAGTGTTGAGCCCCAAAAAGATAACACTTTGATTCTTCTTTTTGAAAATCAAGAAAAGCGCCGGTTTGATATGACGCCATATTTGGGCAAAAAACCCTTTAGGAAACTTAAAGCGGCACCTCTCTTTATGAAAGCAAAGGTCGCCTATGGCACTGTTGTATGGCCTGGAAACATAGATATTGCTCCGGAAACACTTTGGGATAATTCAAAACCGGTCTAACCATTGGGTCCAGTTGACCATGCCCCGTGTCTGGTTTTGGGAATCAGTCTTGGTTCCTGTACAACGGTTTTATAGCTTTCATGGTTTTATTGGGCATGGCAACTGACCCATAGCGTTGGCCGCCGCTTCGGCGGCCAACGCCCATCTGGAGGATTATTATGAAAACCACCTGGATAAATATACACAAAGTACTACTGGAGGAAGAAACCAGA from Candidatus Brocadiaceae bacterium includes these protein-coding regions:
- a CDS encoding phage integrase N-terminal SAM-like domain-containing protein, encoding MKLLDQVRDVIRKKHYSIRTEQAYVDWTRRYILFHNKRHPKDMGEKEISQYISFLATEKNVAASTQNQAFNALVFLYKQVLHIELGEFGQTERAKKPERLPTVMTKTEIGRVLASMSGMHQLMAKLLYGCGLRLMECVRLRVKDIEFEQSQLFVRDGKGMKDRSTMLPVQLKPPLSEHLERVKI
- a CDS encoding DUF4160 domain-containing protein, with the protein product MPVISMFYGIVVTLYYEDTGRHKKPHIHVRYQGKKASISIEEGTVLAGKFPAKQLRLVQAWIDIHKDELMADWELAASGEEPFRIDPLR
- a CDS encoding DUF2442 domain-containing protein, translated to MEILLDVISVEPQKDNTLILLFENQEKRRFDMTPYLGKKPFRKLKAAPLFMKAKVAYGTVVWPGNIDIAPETLWDNSKPV